Proteins co-encoded in one Listeria ivanovii subsp. ivanovii genomic window:
- a CDS encoding MurR/RpiR family transcriptional regulator, producing the protein MNILIKIRELNNLTNSEKELADYILANPKQTLQFKPKELATAAFISTTTIYRLINKLGINGIGELKIEIASSLRETTAEKEINYDYPILESDTPFQIMTNLRQIYNSTIDETLNNADPEELVAIGAKLMNAKVIDIYAASANLFFAKNFQFQMQEVGILVNVPEEDYIQRLSAANSDENHVALVVSYGGRSETLQKVVQILSENDVPIILITSMQDNPLVKFATHKIYMASAENHYNKVSSFSTRQSLLSIFDTIYSVIFNYNYEKNIQYKMTNYQKMNTDLI; encoded by the coding sequence ATGAATATTCTAATAAAAATACGCGAACTAAACAATTTAACTAATAGCGAAAAAGAACTTGCTGACTATATTTTAGCTAATCCTAAACAAACGTTACAATTCAAGCCTAAAGAACTAGCTACCGCGGCCTTTATTTCTACGACAACCATTTATCGTTTAATCAACAAATTAGGGATAAATGGCATCGGTGAATTAAAAATCGAAATCGCCTCTAGTTTACGAGAAACGACCGCAGAAAAAGAAATTAATTATGATTATCCCATTTTAGAGTCGGATACCCCTTTTCAAATAATGACGAATTTGCGCCAAATTTATAACAGTACGATTGATGAAACATTAAATAATGCTGACCCGGAAGAATTAGTAGCCATTGGCGCGAAATTAATGAATGCCAAAGTAATTGATATTTATGCTGCCTCTGCAAATTTATTTTTCGCGAAAAATTTCCAATTTCAAATGCAGGAAGTTGGGATTTTAGTTAATGTTCCGGAAGAGGATTATATTCAAAGACTCTCCGCAGCAAATAGCGATGAAAATCACGTGGCACTGGTTGTTTCTTACGGTGGTAGAAGCGAAACATTACAAAAAGTAGTGCAGATTTTATCCGAGAACGATGTCCCAATTATTTTAATTACTTCGATGCAAGACAACCCACTCGTTAAGTTTGCCACCCATAAAATTTATATGGCATCTGCCGAAAATCATTACAACAAAGTTTCTTCCTTTTCAACAAGACAATCTCTTCTTAGCATTTTTGACACGATTTACTCCGTTATCTTTAACTACAATTATGAAAAAAATATTCAATATAAAATGACTAATTACCAAAAAATGAATACTGATTTGATATAA
- a CDS encoding Cof-type HAD-IIB family hydrolase — translation MTIEAIILDIDGTLLSDNKEITPTTKKALITAQQNGVKLILASGRPTTAMHLYAEQLEMDKYHGFLVSYNGAKVIDCQTNEELFSQALTVTEGKAVLEHMKQFDVKVMIDKDDYMYVNNVFDSFVPYRGEEINIIEYESRGGNFKLCEKDDLAAFLDYPISKILTAGDPAYLQENYQAMMEPFKESFNCVFTADFYFEFTAQGIDKAKALDTVLKPIGISTENLIAFGDGHNDITMVRYARTGVAMSNAVSELKEVADLITLSNNEDGIAHMLTSLISN, via the coding sequence ATGACTATCGAAGCGATTATTTTAGACATTGACGGTACACTACTCAGCGATAATAAAGAAATTACTCCGACAACAAAAAAAGCGCTTATTACCGCACAACAAAATGGAGTTAAATTAATTCTCGCATCTGGAAGACCAACAACAGCAATGCATCTTTATGCAGAGCAATTAGAAATGGATAAATACCACGGTTTCCTCGTTTCATACAACGGTGCCAAAGTGATTGATTGCCAAACAAACGAAGAACTATTCAGCCAAGCGCTCACTGTGACGGAAGGAAAAGCTGTACTCGAGCATATGAAGCAATTCGATGTGAAAGTGATGATTGATAAAGACGACTATATGTATGTAAATAATGTATTCGATTCTTTTGTGCCTTATCGCGGCGAAGAAATCAATATTATTGAGTACGAATCCCGCGGCGGAAACTTTAAATTATGTGAAAAGGATGACTTAGCTGCTTTCTTGGATTATCCAATTAGCAAAATATTGACGGCCGGAGATCCAGCGTATTTACAAGAAAATTATCAAGCCATGATGGAGCCTTTCAAAGAGTCCTTCAATTGTGTATTCACCGCAGACTTCTACTTTGAATTTACCGCACAAGGTATTGATAAAGCGAAGGCGTTAGATACTGTTTTAAAACCAATAGGAATTAGTACCGAGAACTTAATTGCTTTTGGGGATGGTCATAATGATATTACGATGGTACGTTATGCCCGAACAGGAGTTGCTATGAGTAATGCTGTATCAGAATTAAAAGAAGTTGCTGATCTCATAACTTTATCCAATAATGAAGACGGCATTGCCCATATGCTTACTAGTCTTATTTCCAATTAA
- a CDS encoding tyrosine-protein phosphatase — MIDIHCHIISQVDDGPTTETVSLTMARQAVAEGFTDIIATPHHLKGDYFNLRPDIMERVAKLNKLIKAAAIDLTIHVGQEIRIHGEIIAGLETGDLATLADSRYALIEFPTQGVPAFATQLFADIQMAGYVPIIAHPERNLEFINNPYRLYQFVMQGALTQLTWSSLAGKFGKKPKKASELFLENQLVHLIATDAHDALRRPLLHKKIKERLIKNIGPDYMKELEENERKVLQNQFIYTKDCSVPYLKKFGFFK, encoded by the coding sequence ATGATTGATATACATTGTCATATTATAAGCCAAGTAGATGATGGACCAACAACAGAGACAGTTAGCTTAACTATGGCGAGGCAAGCGGTCGCAGAAGGATTTACAGATATTATCGCAACCCCTCATCATTTGAAGGGCGATTATTTTAATCTTCGTCCGGATATCATGGAACGTGTAGCCAAACTGAATAAATTAATAAAAGCAGCTGCTATTGATCTTACAATTCATGTAGGACAGGAAATCCGGATACATGGTGAAATTATTGCAGGATTAGAAACTGGAGATTTAGCCACGCTCGCTGACAGCCGATATGCACTTATTGAGTTTCCAACGCAAGGAGTTCCTGCATTTGCAACACAATTATTTGCAGATATACAAATGGCTGGTTATGTGCCGATTATTGCCCATCCAGAAAGAAATTTGGAATTTATTAATAATCCATATCGTCTATATCAATTTGTCATGCAGGGTGCTTTGACGCAACTTACATGGTCAAGCTTGGCTGGTAAATTCGGAAAAAAACCCAAAAAAGCAAGCGAACTTTTTCTGGAAAATCAATTGGTTCATTTGATTGCTACGGATGCCCATGACGCATTACGTAGACCATTATTGCACAAAAAGATTAAAGAGCGTTTAATAAAGAACATCGGTCCAGATTACATGAAAGAACTCGAAGAAAATGAACGGAAAGTACTTCAAAATCAGTTTATTTATACAAAAGATTGCTCCGTTCCCTATTTAAAAAAGTTTGGTTTTTTTAAGTAG
- a CDS encoding acetyltransferase, with amino-acid sequence MKQVILVGDGGHSKVVQECLMQQKEYTIIGTLDNNYTTYEKVDEQFRAPFTDYEKYKADDVYWFIAIGNNNIRATIAEKLGNVSYATIIHPTAVISQKSVLEQGSIVMPHAIIQPAAIIRKHVIVNTAAIIEHDVIIDEYAHISPRATITGGVKIGVCVHVGAAAVVTPQVSLGDYSTIGAGAVVTRDTAAYQTYVGVPAKRLVNKRKEKYD; translated from the coding sequence GTGAAGCAAGTCATCCTAGTTGGAGACGGCGGACATAGTAAAGTAGTACAAGAATGTCTGATGCAGCAAAAAGAATATACAATCATTGGTACATTAGATAATAATTACACAACCTACGAAAAAGTGGATGAACAATTTCGTGCTCCATTTACCGACTATGAGAAGTATAAGGCAGATGACGTATACTGGTTTATCGCAATTGGCAATAATAACATCCGAGCAACTATAGCTGAGAAATTAGGAAATGTCTCTTATGCAACGATTATTCATCCAACAGCGGTTATTTCGCAAAAATCAGTTCTTGAACAAGGAAGTATTGTTATGCCCCATGCCATCATTCAACCAGCTGCAATAATTAGAAAGCATGTGATTGTGAATACAGCTGCGATTATTGAACATGATGTAATTATTGATGAATATGCCCACATTTCACCGAGAGCAACGATTACTGGAGGTGTCAAAATTGGGGTATGTGTTCATGTTGGAGCAGCAGCAGTTGTTACCCCTCAAGTTAGTTTAGGCGATTATTCTACTATTGGTGCCGGAGCAGTAGTTACTAGAGATACAGCTGCATATCAGACATATGTAGGAGTTCCGGCAAAGAGATTAGTAAACAAAAGGAAGGAAAAGTATGATTGA